The Naumovozyma dairenensis CBS 421 chromosome 1, complete genome genomic interval AATACTACCAGACAAATCCCAAGTTGTCCTTTATTCATTCTAGCCCCGAAATAGTACAAGCAAAAATAATTGCAAAACagcaagaaaaagaagatatgGCTACTACAGAACtctatttgaaaagaacGCTTACCGACGTATTGGAAGACGAGCTATATCATTTGACTCCAACTTCGAACATATATCAAACACATCCTACTCACCCATGCTATTTGCATTCTGATCCCAATCATATCCCACTCCATGATCGTCTCTCCAACAATCAACTGTATCTGTCGTCGtcctcttcatcatcatcgcCGCAAGTTTCATCATCCTCAAGTTCTTCCGGCTTAGATCAacttaatgaattaaattgGGATCATGATGAAAACTTCCTTAATGTAAGCTTACAAGATTtaaatatcttcaataaatatgCTGATCCGTCATTAACTACTACAACAACACCTACTTCATCATCTCCCTCTTCCAATAAGGTAATCTCATTCTCATGTCCAAATGCaattaaagataaattCACCAATATcgatattaataaattgaaaagtattcatttgaaaagaacgaaaaatcaaaaaaggAAAGCATTGGTATCAACTATGAATGGTAATGGCCGTGTCAATcatatgaagaaaataaatggaatcataaataaaacaaataaaaacaaaattagCACAAATACTCTATCGCCACCATtatcaacatcaacatcaacagCATCAATAGAACCTGTAATAAATACGATAAATATGGAATCTATCGAAAAAATTCCAATGACatcttcaacttcttcctcttcttctttgattcCTTTGAATGTTATGCTCTATGGTAATGGTACCACGACAGCTTCTTCCTTAACTCTTCCAAATATGGACCTGAACGACATTAATTCAACTATTAAAGCTGAACTAATAGATGAGTTCCCCTTAGATACTCAAGAAGCTATGAACATGGAAAACACGCCaacttctaataataatatgataATATCCCAAGATCATGGTGATAATAACAACTTATTTGCAGATTCCATGGATTCGAAATTAGAATGGCTTCCACAAATACAAAACAACTCACTGGATGcaaaatcaataatattcgataatgaaattaaagcacaacaacagcaacaagGAACCAATAATATAGATGATCTTTCAGACATAGAAGATAACAATGACATATTTGACAATATGGAATATCCATTGACGACGACGACCACTACCACCACGGCCGAACTAACCACGAGGGCGCCAGAGATAAATGCTGGAAGTTTTGGTAATTTTAACGATTTCTCATCTCCTTCATCTTTGCCAAATTCACCCCCATCATCGTCATGTTCGTCTCCTTCTTCACCTTCGATAGTGGAAACTATTTTAAATGGAACACAAATACAATCTCAAGATATCTTATTGGAGAAAGTGTCGCAAAAAGCATCTAAgacaaatttgaaattgaaaatgaaatcaaagaCTAGTAAACCAAGAGCTAAAAAATGTGATAACCTTTCAAAAGATATGTGTGATAAACTTAAAGCATCTATTGAACatcaattagaaaataaatcgATAACTTCTTTGCAAGAACAATCGTCATCGACTCGAATAATAGATGCTGATATTGGTCCGACTAATACATCCAATGTGACTAAGAACGACGATACCAATATGAATAATACCATGGGAGAAACCTATACATGTAGGATTATCAATTTAACCACGAATGAACCATGTTCTGCGCAATTTTCAAGGTCATATGATTTAACAAGACATCAAAATACTATCCATGCATCAAAGAAGACAGTATTCCGTTGTTCTGAAtgtattaaattattaggCTCTAATGGGTTTGAGAAGACGTTTTCCAGATTAGATGCTTTAACAAGACATATTAAATCTAAGCATGAAAACTTGAATacttttgaaagaagaCAAGTAACTAAATTCGcaaaggaaaatattgGTTACGTCTTAGGATAAACACCTATCACAATACAAGTAtgtatctatatatatatatatatatgtatgaatttttatagataataatcataaaaatcttttttttctcaatAAGTCAAACTTTCATAAGCTTCTTCATACTTAGCTCTTGTCTTTTCTATAATATCTTCCGGGATATCTACATCCTCGGCACCATTCAGTTTATTTGTTGTTAACCAATCCCttaaaaattgtttatCAAAAGAATCTTGCGATTTACCGACTTGATAATTCTCCAAGCTCCAGAACCTAGAAGAATCCGGAGTCAATACTTCATCGACCAAGATCAGTTCCTTtgtaatttcatcaataccgaattcaaattttgtaTCAGCGATAATGATCCCCTTTGTTTTACTATATTCTTTACATTTGGAATACAACTTAATGGCCAATTTCTCCAAATCATCAATCAATTTGACATCCCCATTAAGGATTTGAAttgcttcttctttggtaatattttcatcatgTTTACCTTGCTCAGCCTTTGTGGAGGGAGTGAA includes:
- the RPN4 gene encoding stress-regulated transcription factor RPN4 (similar to Saccharomyces cerevisiae RPN4 (YDL020C); ancestral locus Anc_3.173); translated protein: MATTELYLKRTLTDVLEDELYHLTPTSNIYQTHPTHPCYLHSDPNHIPLHDRLSNNQLYLSSSSSSSSPQVSSSSSSSGLDQLNELNWDHDENFLNVSLQDLNIFNKYADPSLTTTTTPTSSSPSSNKVISFSCPNAIKDKFTNIDINKLKSIHLKRTKNQKRKALVSTMNGNGRVNHMKKINGIINKTNKNKISTNTLSPPLSTSTSTASIEPVINTINMESIEKIPMTSSTSSSSSLIPLNVMLYGNGTTTASSLTLPNMDLNDINSTIKAELIDEFPLDTQEAMNMENTPTSNNNMIISQDHGDNNNLFADSMDSKLEWLPQIQNNSLDAKSIIFDNEIKAQQQQQGTNNIDDLSDIEDNNDIFDNMEYPLTTTTTTTTAELTTRAPEINAGSFGNFNDFSSPSSLPNSPPSSSCSSPSSPSIVETILNGTQIQSQDILLEKVSQKASKTNLKLKMKSKTSKPRAKKCDNLSKDMCDKLKASIEHQLENKSITSLQEQSSSTRIIDADIGPTNTSNVTKNDDTNMNNTMGETYTCRIINLTTNEPCSAQFSRSYDLTRHQNTIHASKKTVFRCSECIKLLGSNGFEKTFSRLDALTRHIKSKHENLNTFERRQVTKFAKENIGYVLG